The window TCGTCCTACGTCATCCGCATGAATGGCCCTCAGCACAACAGCGCGACCAACGCATAGCCCTGGAGATACCGGAGTGCCCACTAGCTTCCTGCTCATCCATACCCCCCTATATCCCGTCGGCTGACTCATTTACTATTGACACGAGCTGCTGCAGTGCTTCAACTTCTCCTGTGCCGTCGGTTCGAATCACGACCTCCTGCCCGCATTGAACTCCCAAAGCCAGTACCTGGATCATGCTCCTGGCATCAGCCTTCTTCCCTGAAGCCATGAGCGTTATCTTGCACCTGTGCCTCATTGCTTCCTGAACGAGGCGCGCGGCAGGCCGGGCATGCAATCCCACCTTGCTCTTGATAGTCACCATGGCCTCAGTCAATGTGCGTCTCCTCCGTTCCTCCATCGCTCAGGTTCACAGCTTGGATTCCCTCAATGCCGGCACCACAGGCAAGCCCGGAGAGATCGTCTATGTCCACTCCTTCACGGGATAAGAGCACAGTCACAAGCATCGGAACATTGACTCCAGTCACTACGCGGCTATTTCTCATAGTTGAGGCCAACGCAGCAACATTGCACGGCGTCCCGCCCTGCAAATCAGCAAGAAAAAGGGCTCCGTCACCGCAGTCCACCGTTTCCGAGGCCATGGCCACTGAATCCCTGTAATCTTCCAGGCTCATGTCGGCCGTGAATGGAACACTAGCGACTTGAGCATGTGGCCCGACTATCATCTCGGCAGTCTCGAGGAGAGCCTCTGCCATTCGACCGTGGCACAACACTACTATGCCAACCAAGACGCACCCTCCCCCACAAATAGGATATGTGCCATGCTAGAGCTTGTGGCGAATGTCGTTTTTGGGAGACGAAGGAGTCATCTGAGAGAACACGACGATGCCCGCTCCCAGCATCTCCCTCAGAATCTCTATCTCCTCGGGATCCGCGCAAACAGACTCGTCCAGTCTGGCCCTTCCAGGGCCTGAAGGCATGTTGCCGAGGTTGACCTTCTTGATGTTGATGCCCCCATCGACAAGGCCCTTAACATCTCTTGGCGTTCGCGCTATCAGCATCACCTTGTCCCCGGAATTGTCCTTGTTGATGACGCCTATCGCCTGGGCAACAGTCAATACGTCAAGAGTCGCGATGCTCCTTGGCTTCGCCATCTTCAGAAGCGCCCTCTCCATTGGGTCATTGGCTGCTTTGTCGTTGACCACCATGAGCCTGTTGACGCCTGTGCCGTGAACCCATGCGGTAGACACTTGCCCATGAATGAGCCTGCTATCGACTCTGACAAAGACCAGTTCCATCCGTTTCATATCCTCCTATGTGAGTAGGTTCATTTCCAGATGGACCTCCATTGCACAGTGCCAGCGCGCCGTGCCCGAAGACCTGCTCACGTCATCCCATGATGATGAGCAGGTCCCACAGGCATTACGACGGCTTCTCCGATCACGCCTGGGTCATCCAATTCTAGCGGTCGAGGGCGCCGCTAGACCCAAATACCGTAATATAGTGCATTACCATCTTCTTGTATGCTTCGACGCCCGCTCCGTAAACCATGCTCAATGGCAGGAACCCAAGGGCGGTAGTCTTGCCGCTTAACAGAAGTGCTTTGATGGCATTGGCGCCCGCCGACGACAAGTCGCTGAACAGATTTATCTTGCTGATGCCTGTTCTGACCGCAAGGGCAAGCTTGTCGTCGCCTGTTGATGAACCGCCGTGAAGCACCAGGGGCACGGGTACGGCTTCGCGGAGTTCCGAAAGACGCCCAAAATCCAGTTGAGGCGTCTCCCCTTCATACAGCCCGTGCGCGGTTCCGACTGCAACAGCCAGGCAATCCACTGAAGTCAGTTTGACAAACTCAACTGCCTCAGCTGGATCAGTAAGAGGGGCAGTACGATCCTCAGCATAATTGCGGGCGCTTCCAACTCGACCGAGTTCGGCCTCGACCGAGATTCCTGCTGCGTGCGCCATTTTCACGACCTCAGCCGTGATCTTCACGTTCTCTTCGAAGGGCAGCTTGGAGCAATCGATCATCACCGAAGTGAACCCGGCTCGTATCGCCTTGGCGCAAACGTCAAAGGTGTGCCCGTGGTCGAGGTTGAGAGCAGCAGGGACCTCCGGATATCTTGCAGCGAAGAACCTGGCGATGTCGGCTACTGCCTCGAAGTCGTTCATCTCAACGCAGTCTAGGATGATCGGAGACCTCAGTTCACTCGCAGCCTGAAACACCGCGTTCACTGTTTGCATGTCGTTGACTCCCGGAGCTGCTACGCCGTACCGCTTCTGCCGCGCATCCTGCAACAACACATTCATAGTTGTAAGCATCAGATTAGTCCTCCTCAATTAGCTCATAGACGGCTACTACATCGTAATCACAATACGATAGGTGTCTGCCTTAATCGCTTCTTCAAAGGCTTGCTGAGCCTCATCAAGCGGCATGACCTTCTCGATCATCGGTTTGACGTCGATAATGCCGCGCGAAATCAGCAATGCGGCCTGATAGAGGGCCTTTCGGTTCTTGCTCGTTGATCCGGTGATCCAGATTCCTGACCTGTGTACGAA is drawn from Clostridia bacterium and contains these coding sequences:
- a CDS encoding HPr family phosphocarrier protein yields the protein MTEAMVTIKSKVGLHARPAARLVQEAMRHRCKITLMASGKKADARSMIQVLALGVQCGQEVVIRTDGTGEVEALQQLVSIVNESADGI
- a CDS encoding PTS sugar transporter subunit IIA, giving the protein MVGIVVLCHGRMAEALLETAEMIVGPHAQVASVPFTADMSLEDYRDSVAMASETVDCGDGALFLADLQGGTPCNVAALASTMRNSRVVTGVNVPMLVTVLLSREGVDIDDLSGLACGAGIEGIQAVNLSDGGTEETHID
- a CDS encoding PTS sugar transporter subunit IIB, with product MELVFVRVDSRLIHGQVSTAWVHGTGVNRLMVVNDKAANDPMERALLKMAKPRSIATLDVLTVAQAIGVINKDNSGDKVMLIARTPRDVKGLVDGGINIKKVNLGNMPSGPGRARLDESVCADPEEIEILREMLGAGIVVFSQMTPSSPKNDIRHKL
- a CDS encoding class II fructose-bisphosphate aldolase translates to MLTTMNVLLQDARQKRYGVAAPGVNDMQTVNAVFQAASELRSPIILDCVEMNDFEAVADIARFFAARYPEVPAALNLDHGHTFDVCAKAIRAGFTSVMIDCSKLPFEENVKITAEVVKMAHAAGISVEAELGRVGSARNYAEDRTAPLTDPAEAVEFVKLTSVDCLAVAVGTAHGLYEGETPQLDFGRLSELREAVPVPLVLHGGSSTGDDKLALAVRTGISKINLFSDLSSAGANAIKALLLSGKTTALGFLPLSMVYGAGVEAYKKMVMHYITVFGSSGALDR